The following nucleotide sequence is from Ailuropoda melanoleuca isolate Jingjing chromosome 12, ASM200744v2, whole genome shotgun sequence.
TCCCATGCCAGGCACATGGCTTGGCAAGGAAAGCACAAGTTAGAATTTAGTCAGTGTTTGCCCCTCAGCCTGGCATGCTTGTGCACTGAACAACCTGCCCACCTGTACAGCAGCTGCATGGCCAAATCAAAGGATTGTGTGAAATGGGACAACACTTTTAAAGCGCTTGACGTGGTGACTGTCACATCTTAGAGACTGTATTTGTTAGTGACTATTTCTGGTGTTGCTAGTATTTTTAATCCCTGCTGAAGCGGCTTTTCCTACCAACTTCCTGTTCGCAGTTCCAATGCTGCCCTCTTGTGAGTTCCAAATGGTATAACAGCATCAATATCTtgcctcctgcctcttctcttaTTCAGAAATTAAACTGTTCATTCCTAGAAAACCTTTTGGGAGTAGCATCTCCCAAAGTGTATCATTGGAGTGGCATTTCCTCTGGATTGGAAGAAAACCTCCATAGTACTGGCAGGTGGGGCAtgaggaggagggacaggcagaaGTGGGGAGTCATGCTGATGTGTACAGAGGCAAGCTTACCTTCCTTCTGTGACCTAGCCCCTGGCCTCTGTTCTTCTCTCCAGCTGAGATGCAGTCTTCTGCCAGGCTCAGTTCTTTCAGGTGCAAGGATGCTCTCAGGCCAGGCTGCCCTGCAGTTCCTTTGGCTCTGGGCTCCAGGGGTCCGGACAAGCAGCCACGCTCTCCTGCTCCATGTCCCTTCTCCCCAGCGGTGGCCCCTACTTCTAGGATGTCCCTCCTTTCGTTCTTGCCACACTTGTCACCCGCCCAGTACCCCCTCCCAAGTAGCCAGTCACCAGTGGGTTGAGCACCACACTCCAAGCCCCTGTGATGAGCCCCAGTTTCCGCCAGCAGCCTCCCATGTCGGGGCGCAGGAAGCCAGCCACGTTGGAGGCATTGTAAGGTCCTAAGCAGAGCAGCAGTGTGAGCAGAGCCCCACCGGCCACCCAGGCTGCCTTTAGCTTCCGTCGGTGGCTCAGGCCTGAGCGGACCAGTGCCCGAAGGCAGCCCACGTAGCAGAAGGCTGTAATGCTCAGGGGCAGGaagaagagcaggagagagaggctgagGCGAGCAGGGCCCGCTGAGGCTGGGTCCCAGGCTTCCAGGCAGACCGGAGAGCCATTGACTGGCGTGTTGATGCCCAGAGAGCTGGTGGTATTGTCCATCCAGCCTCCCGGAGCCTCCAACCCAAAGACCAGCCCCAGGTGACAGAGGACAAGGGCCCATATGGCCGCGCACACCCCCCAGGAATAGCGTGGCCTCCGGGCCACTTGGTAGCCCAAGGGGAAGGCAGCCCCTAGGTAGCGGCCTACGCTCAGGGCAGCCAGGAAGCCCCCGCCGGCATAGAGCGGAGCAAAGTGGGCCAGGGCAAAGGCAGGACAGAGTGGGGCCGGCAGAGGCCAGGCGCCCGAGGCCAGGGCCTCCACCGCCTTCAGGGGCAGAGAGGCTGCCAGCAGGAGGTCAGAGCAGCCCAGGTGGAGGGCATAGACAAGGCTGGGGGTGAGGCGGAGCCGGGCGTGGGACACGGCGCCCCTAATGG
It contains:
- the FFAR1 gene encoding free fatty acid receptor 1, whose translation is MDLPPQLSFALYAAAFALGFPLNALAIRGAVSHARLRLTPSLVYALHLGCSDLLLAASLPLKAVEALASGAWPLPAPLCPAFALAHFAPLYAGGGFLAALSVGRYLGAAFPLGYQVARRPRYSWGVCAAIWALVLCHLGLVFGLEAPGGWMDNTTSSLGINTPVNGSPVCLEAWDPASAGPARLSLSLLLFFLPLSITAFCYVGCLRALVRSGLSHRRKLKAAWVAGGALLTLLLCLGPYNASNVAGFLRPDMGGCWRKLGLITGAWSVVLNPLVTGYLGGGTGRVTSVARTKGGTS